Genomic DNA from Campylobacter concisus:
TGTTGTTGGGCTTATTTTAGTCATCGCTCTTCTTACTATACCGCCATATTTAGCACAAATTTTTGCCAAAAGACTGGGGCTGATGATGCTAATCTCTACTATCTTTTCAGTCGTTTTTTGTTTTAGCGGTCTGTTTATTAGCTTTTATTTTAACCTAACAGGTGGAGCTAGCATAATCTTAGTTGCTTCACTTTGCTTTTTTGCTTTTTGTTTTAAATTTAAAAGCTTACGCCAGTAGCCCTTCTTAGCTGATAAAGCGTCCAAAAGACGAAGCAAATGGCTGTGAGATAGACACTAAAAAATAGAGCCAGCCATATAAATTTTATCTCAAGATTAAAATAGAAAACTACTGCGTAAAAAAGTGATCCTTGAAGTACAAATTGCCTAAATCCATTTAGCAAAAAGATAGCCACTGGACGTTTTATGGCCTGAAGAGTGCTGCCTGAGACATTTATCGTGCCATAAGCTACGTAAGCAAGAGAATTTATACCAAGATAAAGCCCTGCTATTTCCAAAACTGCCGGTGTATCATCAAAAATTCTTATCATATCTTCACCAAAAAATCTAATAAAAACACAAGCAAATGCACAATAAATAAGTAAAAAAAGAAGCGAAATTTTATAGCATTGCTTGGCTCTTTTAAAATTTTTAGCACCATAGTTTCTTGAAACGATACTTAAAACTGCTGCGGCCATACCAATGGTCGGCAATACCAAAATTTGCTCTATCCTTAAAGCTATGCCATATCCTGCTACGGCATTTACGCCATAGTAACTTATAAATTTTAAAAGCACAAGTGAGCCAAGCGACATCGATAGATAGTTTAAGCAAGCTGGTAGAGCTTGCTTTGTAATCTTTGCCCAAATGCTAAAATTTGGCACAAAATAGCTTAAATTTCTTAGCTCGATCATCTTAGCTTTTTTAACTTTTGCAAAAAGGTAGATCATGCCCAAAAGCTGAACACTAGCTGTTGCTAGAGCGAGTCCTTTTACGCCAAGATCCAAAATGAATGCAAAAAAGTAGCAAAAAAATGCATTGATAAAAAGGCCATAAAATAGCCAATTGCGGTAACTTTTTGTATCTCCAAGTGCCACGAGTACGCCGTTTAGAGATTTAATAATCAAGAAAAACGGTGTAGCAAGAAAGATAACACCTGCGTAATCAAGAGCCTCTTTTAAATAGTGATGATCGGCTCCTAAAAAAGTGAGCAAATTCGGTGCTAAAAAATAGCCACAAAACCCCATAAAAATAGCAAATACTAACACAAAGATAATTCCATTTGCCGCATAAAATTTAGCCATTTTTACTTTTCCTGCTCCAAGACTATTGCCTATTAGCGCAGTTAGTGCTGAGCCAAAACCAAGCCCAATGCCTACAATACTTAGATAAAGTAAAAAGCTCATAGCCATACCAGCTACGGCAAGGGTAGAAATTTTTGCTGCAAAAAATGTACCAGTGACGTTATAAAGAGTA
This window encodes:
- a CDS encoding MATE family efflux transporter, yielding MDLLKDPLNKLIISLSLPAGTAMMFNTLYNVTGTFFAAKISTLAVAGMAMSFLLYLSIVGIGLGFGSALTALIGNSLGAGKVKMAKFYAANGIIFVLVFAIFMGFCGYFLAPNLLTFLGADHHYLKEALDYAGVIFLATPFFLIIKSLNGVLVALGDTKSYRNWLFYGLFINAFFCYFFAFILDLGVKGLALATASVQLLGMIYLFAKVKKAKMIELRNLSYFVPNFSIWAKITKQALPACLNYLSMSLGSLVLLKFISYYGVNAVAGYGIALRIEQILVLPTIGMAAAVLSIVSRNYGAKNFKRAKQCYKISLLFLLIYCAFACVFIRFFGEDMIRIFDDTPAVLEIAGLYLGINSLAYVAYGTINVSGSTLQAIKRPVAIFLLNGFRQFVLQGSLFYAVVFYFNLEIKFIWLALFFSVYLTAICFVFWTLYQLRRATGVSF